One Solanum lycopersicum chromosome 2, SLM_r2.1 genomic region harbors:
- the LOC101253247 gene encoding large ribosomal subunit protein bL12c: protein MASTLSTITLRSPSPISPATASSTHASISFPTKTLELPIRTPKLYHRRATLVRPLAAVEAPEKVVQLGDEISNLTLADAQKLVEYLQDKLGVSAASFAPAAVVASPGGAAADAPAVVEEKTEFDVVIDEVPSNARIATIKAVRALTSLALKEAKELIEGLPKKFKEGVSKDEAEDAKKQLEEAGAKVSIA from the coding sequence ATGGCTTCCACATTATCCACAATTACCCTTCGTTCTCCCTCTCCTATTTCTCCAGCAACCGCAAGCTCCACGCACGCTTCAATTTCCTTCCCCACCAAAACCCTAGAACTTCCCATTCGCACTCCCAAACTGTACCACCGCCGGGCAACTCTCGTCCGCCCTCTCGCCGCCGTCGAAGCACCGGAGAAGGTAGTCCAGCTCGGAGATGAAATCTCCAACTTAACCCTCGCTGATGCCCAGAAACTCGTCGAGTACCTTCAGGATAAGCTTGGAGTTTCAGCCGCATCCTTCGCTCCCGCTGCCGTCGTCGCTTCCCCTGGTGGCGCAGCCGCAGATGCTCCAGCTGTGGTTGAGGAGAAGACGGAATTTGATGTAGTCATCGATGAAGTGCCGAGTAATGCTAGAATTGCGACCATTAAGGCTGTTAGGGCTTTAACAAGTTTGGCATTGAAAGAGGCTAAGGAATTGATTGAAGGATTGCCTAAGAAATTTAAGGAGGGTGTTTCCAAGGATGAGGCTGAAGATGCTAAGAA